One Turneriella parva DSM 21527 genomic region harbors:
- a CDS encoding Hsp20/alpha crystallin family protein yields the protein MLVRTNTLWNDLAEVQNEFDRLFRRGLGDGVSGHFPPVNIAENDDAYVIQARVPGLAKDDLTIELEGRKLTISGEHKRVEAEYAREERATGRFERSFTFRHALAADKIEAVVKDGILTVTLPKAEEAKPRKIEIAAK from the coding sequence ATGTTAGTAAGAACAAATACACTTTGGAACGACCTCGCAGAGGTGCAGAACGAATTTGACCGCCTTTTCCGCCGGGGCCTTGGCGACGGTGTGAGCGGCCATTTTCCACCGGTGAACATTGCTGAGAATGACGATGCTTACGTCATTCAGGCGCGGGTACCGGGCCTTGCAAAAGACGACCTCACTATCGAACTCGAAGGTCGTAAACTGACGATCAGCGGCGAACATAAACGCGTTGAAGCCGAATACGCGCGTGAAGAGCGCGCAACCGGGCGCTTTGAGCGTTCATTCACATTTCGCCACGCACTGGCGGCCGACAAGATCGAAGCCGTTGTCAAAGACGGCATCTTGACTGTCACGTTGCCAAAAGCTGAAGAAGCGAAACCGCGCAAGATCGAAATCGCAGCAAAATAA
- a CDS encoding DUF1295 domain-containing protein produces the protein MKKDDLTAIFAILIAIAIGAGLAWAGAQHGWVLRDFPVMYWCVAAAFGIQWLVFIPAYLFKTEKFYDLTGSLTYLSITLGAISLNPHSDLRSKLIGSFICIWAIRLGSFLFVRILRAGEDTRFANVRGRFWRFLMAWTLQGLWVTFSLAAGLTAITSRPIAMDVFAYAGAALWLAGFTIEALADHQKNVFRRDAANKGRFISTGLWSWSRHPNYFGEIVLWFGIAVMAFPVLQGWQYATLVSPLFVTLLLTKISGIPLLEEAADKKWGGQADYEAYKKRTSSLVLLPPRAS, from the coding sequence ATGAAAAAAGACGACCTCACCGCCATCTTCGCCATATTGATCGCCATCGCGATCGGTGCAGGCCTTGCCTGGGCCGGCGCCCAGCACGGCTGGGTGCTGCGCGATTTTCCTGTGATGTACTGGTGCGTCGCCGCCGCGTTCGGCATACAGTGGCTCGTATTCATACCGGCTTACCTCTTTAAGACTGAAAAGTTTTATGACCTCACCGGCAGCCTCACGTACCTCAGCATCACGCTCGGCGCGATTTCGCTCAACCCGCACAGCGACCTGCGTTCGAAGCTCATCGGCAGCTTCATCTGCATCTGGGCGATTCGTCTCGGCAGTTTTTTGTTCGTGCGTATATTGCGCGCGGGTGAAGACACGCGTTTCGCCAACGTGCGCGGCCGCTTCTGGCGTTTTCTCATGGCCTGGACCCTGCAAGGGCTTTGGGTCACGTTCTCGCTCGCGGCGGGCCTCACAGCGATCACGTCTCGACCCATTGCGATGGATGTCTTTGCGTATGCAGGTGCAGCACTCTGGTTAGCAGGATTCACCATTGAAGCTCTGGCCGATCACCAGAAGAACGTCTTTCGCCGTGACGCTGCGAACAAGGGCCGCTTCATTTCGACAGGGCTCTGGTCATGGTCGCGCCACCCGAACTATTTTGGTGAAATCGTGTTGTGGTTTGGCATCGCGGTTATGGCTTTTCCCGTGCTGCAGGGTTGGCAGTACGCAACGCTCGTATCGCCCCTGTTCGTCACGCTGCTCTTAACCAAAATCAGCGGCATACCGCTGCTCGAAGAAGCCGCCGACAAGAAGTGGGGTGGTCAGGCAGACTACGAAGCGTACAAGAAACGCACGTCGTCGCTGGTGCTGCTGCCGCCAAGGGCAAGTTAG
- a CDS encoding SOS response-associated peptidase, whose product MCGRLVLIKYATADGSIGYYRMWTGKGALDDIEQLRKVFLGRSRFDIRPTQIIDVFTINPATGKHETTGMKWGWQPEWTNGKPIINTRKEGAAQNRMWGKAFRERRCVVPASHFYEWQRREDAHRNVPWIIKRTGHEYMYLAGLYVKRKLASGEEVAEVSILTEPGNKLMTDIHNHGGNAGRQPVFLDEDIVPEWLNPQLQDSEKILTLLRPIEDGEYEAEMLEEIGNDKTHTPPKPRQQNLF is encoded by the coding sequence ATGTGCGGGCGACTCGTGCTCATTAAATACGCCACCGCCGACGGCAGCATCGGCTATTACCGCATGTGGACAGGCAAGGGCGCGCTCGACGACATCGAGCAGCTGCGCAAGGTATTTCTGGGCAGGTCGCGCTTCGACATTCGGCCCACCCAAATCATCGACGTATTCACCATTAACCCCGCAACCGGCAAACACGAAACCACCGGCATGAAATGGGGATGGCAACCCGAATGGACGAACGGCAAGCCCATTATCAATACCCGCAAAGAAGGCGCTGCGCAGAACCGCATGTGGGGCAAGGCCTTCAGAGAGCGGCGCTGCGTGGTGCCGGCCAGCCACTTTTATGAATGGCAGCGCCGCGAAGACGCACACCGCAACGTGCCCTGGATTATCAAACGCACCGGTCACGAATATATGTACCTGGCCGGCCTCTATGTGAAGCGCAAGCTCGCTTCTGGCGAAGAAGTCGCTGAAGTTTCCATTCTGACCGAACCCGGCAATAAGCTCATGACCGACATTCACAACCACGGCGGTAACGCCGGCAGACAGCCGGTATTTCTGGATGAGGATATAGTTCCCGAATGGTTAAACCCGCAACTGCAAGACTCTGAAAAAATTCTCACGCTGCTTCGCCCCATCGAAGATGGTGAATATGAAGCAGAGATGCTCGAAGAAATCGGCAACGACAAGACGCACACGCCGCCTAAACCGCGGCAACAGAACTTGTTTTAG
- a CDS encoding lysophospholipid acyltransferase family protein — protein MRYALIPFGFVFYLWYLVIFIPITILFAITVMILAPVWPKKYSRAMRVFPKAWGWIGIRIVFCPVYVYGREKIHDQPGIIISNHQSLFDILAGLGFYPVDFLFLAKKEVFQIPLVGTAMRKLGYISVNRSNARQASRSLEIVEEQVRQNNRVLIYPEGTRSKDARKLLPFKAGAFQVAEKGKFPIFPIVLYGTQETRPMHSNVLLFPHRIAIQVLDAITVENELHPANEGSRLSEKEKLAGIRAVVEKAYLQLADNKGLKAANV, from the coding sequence ATGCGCTATGCACTCATACCATTCGGGTTCGTCTTTTACCTGTGGTACCTCGTGATATTCATACCGATCACGATTCTTTTCGCGATTACCGTCATGATTCTCGCGCCGGTTTGGCCAAAGAAATACAGCCGTGCGATGCGCGTTTTTCCCAAAGCCTGGGGGTGGATTGGTATCCGCATTGTTTTTTGTCCGGTGTATGTTTATGGGCGTGAGAAGATACACGACCAGCCGGGCATTATCATCAGCAACCATCAATCCCTCTTTGACATTCTCGCGGGTCTCGGCTTTTACCCGGTAGATTTTCTCTTTCTTGCGAAAAAAGAGGTCTTTCAGATTCCCCTTGTCGGCACGGCGATGCGCAAGCTCGGCTATATTTCGGTGAACCGCTCGAATGCGCGGCAGGCTTCGCGCTCTCTAGAGATTGTCGAAGAGCAGGTGCGGCAGAATAACCGCGTGCTCATCTACCCCGAGGGTACGCGCAGTAAAGATGCGCGTAAACTCTTGCCGTTTAAGGCGGGCGCGTTTCAAGTTGCTGAGAAGGGTAAGTTTCCGATATTTCCCATTGTGCTTTATGGCACGCAAGAGACGCGGCCGATGCACAGCAACGTGTTGCTTTTCCCACACCGCATAGCGATTCAGGTGCTCGACGCGATTACCGTTGAGAACGAGCTGCACCCCGCGAACGAAGGCAGCAGGCTGAGTGAAAAAGAAAAACTCGCGGGCATTCGCGCCGTCGTCGAAAAAGCTTACCTGCAGCTCGCAGACAACAAAGGCCTCAAAGCTGCCAACGTCTAA
- a CDS encoding TIGR04282 family arsenosugar biosynthesis glycosyltransferase has product MFARLPERGRVKTRLAEDLDENGAYEIYRWLLRVQARAIARDVPQGHKVSTYIYYAPELNRLSARAKFHPHLRGLNLKFRPQVSGDLGARLAAAVREVLARHDAALIWGADIPTLPQHIFSQGAALYPQSVITLARDGGYAFLSLAKEHFTPAVFENIRWSTANAGRDQIRALQRTGVPVVVSGKVADLDRAKDFTRIVRELEAHQRVADLEDLTATLQRLSLAV; this is encoded by the coding sequence TTGTTCGCGCGCCTGCCCGAACGCGGCCGGGTAAAGACACGCCTCGCCGAAGACCTCGATGAAAACGGCGCGTACGAAATTTATCGTTGGCTGCTGCGCGTGCAGGCCCGGGCGATTGCCCGTGACGTGCCGCAGGGCCACAAGGTTTCAACCTATATCTATTACGCTCCTGAGTTGAACCGCCTCTCTGCGCGTGCAAAATTTCACCCGCACCTCAGGGGCCTGAATCTGAAATTCAGACCGCAGGTATCGGGAGATCTCGGTGCGAGGCTTGCTGCAGCCGTGCGTGAAGTTCTCGCGCGGCACGATGCTGCACTCATCTGGGGCGCCGACATACCCACGCTGCCGCAGCATATTTTTTCGCAGGGCGCCGCGCTGTACCCGCAGAGCGTCATTACCCTTGCGCGCGACGGCGGTTATGCATTTCTGTCGCTCGCGAAAGAGCATTTCACTCCCGCAGTTTTTGAGAACATTCGCTGGAGCACCGCGAATGCCGGCCGCGACCAGATACGCGCGCTGCAACGCACCGGCGTGCCTGTCGTGGTATCAGGCAAAGTTGCGGATCTCGACCGAGCCAAAGACTTCACGCGCATCGTGCGTGAACTCGAAGCTCATCAGAGAGTTGCCGACCTTGAAGATCTGACGGCAACACTCCAGCGACTCTCGCTGGCAGTCTAG
- a CDS encoding CaiB/BaiF CoA transferase family protein, with the protein MKMENGPLTGVKVLDLSLLLPGPLCSQHLADMGAEVIKVENPRMGDLTRYMSTKVTKGDFAESGIFLQLNRNKSSITVNIKREGGREVIMRLLKDCDILLEGFRPDTLNELGIGYEQLKQKFPRLIYCAISGYGATGRYKEHAGHDANYIARAGLLALNGEKGGPPVVPGFQVADIAGGTLTALAGILAALYAREKTGKGQFVDVSMQDGAVPFLSLNLGEYIATKKEPERGNDMLSGMLPNYRVYETKDGKYVMLAALEEKFFQTFLRQIDREDILKNMPRDASGFEAAIKEMTAIFKSKTYAEWAPLFENEDSCFSGLSSLAEVLEDGHLRDRGMVREIDHPKLGKVPVIGSPFHFSETPVSYRSAPPEQGAHTDAVLKAAGFTDAELEQLKKDKCI; encoded by the coding sequence ATGAAAATGGAAAATGGCCCGCTGACGGGTGTCAAAGTTCTCGATCTGTCGCTGCTTTTACCCGGGCCGCTTTGCTCGCAGCATCTCGCCGACATGGGCGCCGAAGTCATTAAAGTAGAAAATCCGCGCATGGGCGACCTCACGCGCTACATGAGCACCAAGGTGACGAAGGGTGACTTTGCCGAGTCGGGCATTTTTCTGCAGCTCAACCGCAACAAGTCTTCGATAACGGTCAACATCAAGCGCGAGGGCGGGCGCGAGGTGATTATGCGCCTGCTGAAAGACTGCGACATTCTGCTCGAAGGCTTTCGCCCCGACACGCTGAACGAACTGGGTATCGGCTACGAACAATTGAAGCAAAAGTTTCCGCGGCTCATCTACTGCGCGATCTCGGGTTATGGCGCGACGGGCCGCTACAAAGAGCATGCGGGCCATGACGCGAACTATATCGCGCGCGCGGGCCTGTTGGCATTGAATGGCGAGAAAGGCGGGCCGCCGGTTGTGCCCGGTTTTCAGGTTGCGGATATAGCAGGGGGCACACTCACCGCGCTGGCGGGAATTTTGGCGGCTCTTTACGCGCGTGAAAAAACCGGTAAGGGCCAGTTCGTCGATGTTTCGATGCAAGACGGCGCCGTGCCGTTTCTCTCGCTCAATCTCGGCGAATACATCGCGACCAAAAAAGAGCCCGAACGCGGCAACGACATGCTCTCAGGCATGCTGCCCAACTACCGCGTGTACGAAACCAAAGACGGTAAGTACGTGATGCTCGCGGCGCTCGAAGAGAAATTCTTTCAAACGTTCTTGCGCCAGATTGACCGTGAAGATATTCTGAAAAACATGCCGCGCGATGCGTCGGGTTTCGAAGCGGCCATCAAAGAAATGACCGCGATCTTCAAGAGCAAAACTTACGCCGAGTGGGCGCCGCTTTTTGAAAACGAAGACAGCTGCTTTTCTGGCCTAAGCTCGCTCGCTGAAGTGCTCGAAGATGGCCATCTGCGCGACCGCGGTATGGTACGCGAGATCGACCACCCGAAACTCGGCAAGGTGCCGGTAATCGGTTCGCCGTTTCATTTTTCAGAGACGCCGGTATCTTACCGGTCGGCACCACCGGAGCAGGGCGCGCATACCGACGCGGTGTTAAAGGCCGCAGGCTTCACAGACGCCGAACTCGAGCAACTCAAAAAAGACAAATGCATCTGA
- a CDS encoding MaoC family dehydratase, translated as MYEKGKTFEQIQIGDTASFSKTITETDVYLFAGISGDFNPLHVNEEYAKQSPFKTRIAHGGLAASLLANVLGMKLPGLGTIALEVTQKFRNPVYFGDTVTCAVTISKKIERMKIVEMQILWSNQRGETVSKGSCRVMPPAAD; from the coding sequence ATGTACGAAAAAGGCAAAACATTCGAGCAGATTCAGATCGGCGACACCGCCAGTTTTTCGAAGACGATCACCGAAACCGATGTGTATCTCTTCGCCGGTATCAGCGGCGATTTTAATCCGCTGCACGTCAATGAAGAGTATGCAAAACAATCCCCCTTTAAAACCCGCATTGCCCACGGCGGGCTCGCCGCTTCACTTCTGGCGAATGTGCTCGGCATGAAGCTGCCTGGCCTGGGAACAATTGCCCTGGAGGTCACGCAAAAGTTTCGCAACCCGGTGTATTTTGGCGACACCGTGACCTGCGCCGTGACCATTTCAAAGAAGATCGAGCGCATGAAAATAGTCGAAATGCAGATTCTCTGGTCGAACCAGCGCGGCGAAACCGTGAGTAAGGGTTCATGCCGCGTTATGCCGCCGGCGGCAGACTAA
- a CDS encoding ATP-binding response regulator yields the protein MQKPPVLIIDPDLALQEILGEILKNRFRIFVANSIDESQNIMQGEDPHLIFIELQLPGEDAIEFIERSKRSKSNTQFIVITDNATVENAVTALRHGALDFLKKPFEIDDIARIVEKFFSLTANREADYDIYSSIVEEARTFELATDFSIVSTFMSEIMHIISRFARIDKKTTLTIRLSLYEMLVNAMEHGNLEINYDMKKNLLEEVMDYQRYLTDRANEVPFKDRKVRVSYKFDTKSISFTITDEGKGFDVSKVPNPHATENLERLNGRGIFISRVNMTSVTYNEKGNSVTLYKELAPPA from the coding sequence ATGCAGAAACCACCAGTTCTCATTATTGATCCCGATCTCGCGCTGCAAGAGATACTTGGTGAAATTCTGAAAAACCGTTTCAGAATCTTTGTTGCGAATAGCATCGATGAAAGCCAGAATATAATGCAGGGTGAAGACCCGCACCTCATTTTCATCGAGCTTCAGTTGCCGGGTGAAGACGCGATTGAATTCATCGAACGCTCGAAACGCAGCAAGTCGAATACGCAGTTCATCGTCATTACCGACAACGCGACGGTAGAAAACGCGGTTACCGCGCTGCGCCACGGGGCCCTCGACTTTTTGAAGAAGCCTTTTGAAATCGACGACATCGCGCGCATAGTTGAAAAGTTTTTCTCGCTCACGGCGAATCGTGAAGCTGACTACGATATCTATTCAAGCATCGTTGAAGAGGCGCGCACGTTTGAACTCGCGACCGATTTTTCGATCGTCTCGACTTTCATGTCAGAGATTATGCACATTATCTCGCGTTTCGCCCGCATCGACAAAAAAACCACACTCACGATCAGACTCTCGCTTTACGAAATGCTCGTGAACGCGATGGAGCACGGCAATCTTGAAATTAACTATGACATGAAGAAAAACCTGCTCGAAGAAGTGATGGATTACCAGCGTTACCTGACCGATCGCGCGAATGAAGTACCCTTTAAAGACCGCAAGGTTCGGGTTTCGTACAAATTCGATACAAAATCCATTTCTTTCACGATTACCGACGAGGGTAAAGGCTTTGATGTCAGCAAGGTACCAAACCCCCACGCGACCGAGAATCTCGAACGGCTCAACGGCCGCGGCATCTTCATCTCACGCGTGAATATGACAAGTGTCACCTACAACGAAAAAGGCAACTCTGTGACGCTCTACAAAGAGCTGGCCCCACCGGCGTAA
- the rsmH gene encoding 16S rRNA (cytosine(1402)-N(4))-methyltransferase RsmH: MAGRARGNTEISSEKRPFHLSILPEAVVEAASCLNSLAPDAQRVWDGTTGLAGHLLLLAAAYPKASLYASDADAEMLKLARERAGGKITEYRQGNFGENPFRDKAPFAFIFFDLGISSAHFDFFERGFSFRFDQPLDMRMNAESGISAARLLATAEEKELARIFFEFGEEKLSRRIAREIVERRKVAPITTTRELTEICEHVYPPKYKAKGHADRYPATRVFQALRIAVNGELDALASALKFAPDQLSVGGRLAILSFHSLEDRLVKHAFRDRAFIKETDPTAKSNFKPGDYRLVEPGGITPNEKEIAENPRARSARLRILERIR, encoded by the coding sequence ATCGCAGGCCGAGCCCGAGGTAACACAGAAATAAGCTCTGAGAAGAGGCCGTTTCACCTCAGCATTCTGCCCGAGGCTGTGGTTGAGGCGGCAAGTTGCCTCAATAGCTTAGCCCCAGACGCTCAGCGCGTATGGGACGGCACGACCGGCCTCGCAGGCCATCTGCTGCTTCTTGCTGCAGCTTACCCGAAAGCTTCGCTCTATGCTTCAGACGCCGACGCAGAGATGCTGAAGCTGGCGCGCGAGAGAGCCGGCGGTAAGATCACAGAGTACCGCCAGGGAAATTTCGGCGAGAACCCTTTCAGAGACAAAGCACCGTTCGCGTTTATTTTCTTCGACCTCGGTATTTCATCAGCGCACTTTGATTTCTTCGAACGCGGCTTCAGCTTTCGTTTCGACCAACCACTCGACATGCGCATGAATGCTGAATCTGGCATCTCAGCGGCAAGATTACTTGCCACAGCTGAAGAGAAAGAGCTCGCCCGCATCTTCTTTGAATTTGGCGAAGAAAAGCTTTCACGGCGTATTGCGCGGGAAATCGTGGAGCGACGCAAGGTAGCCCCGATCACTACCACGCGCGAGTTGACCGAAATCTGTGAGCATGTTTATCCGCCGAAGTACAAGGCAAAGGGGCACGCCGACCGATACCCGGCAACCCGGGTGTTTCAGGCACTGCGTATCGCTGTGAACGGCGAACTCGACGCACTCGCATCGGCACTCAAATTTGCGCCCGATCAGCTGTCTGTCGGCGGCAGGTTGGCGATCTTAAGCTTTCACTCGCTTGAAGACAGGCTGGTCAAGCATGCCTTTCGCGACCGTGCTTTCATCAAAGAAACAGATCCGACTGCGAAGAGTAACTTCAAACCGGGCGATTACAGGCTAGTGGAGCCCGGCGGCATCACGCCCAATGAAAAAGAAATCGCCGAAAACCCCCGCGCGCGATCGGCGCGGCTCAGAATTCTCGAACGCATACGGTAA
- a CDS encoding ATP-dependent Clp protease ATP-binding subunit, translating to MFDFTNRVKKIINEYAPREAKRLGHEFLGPEHILLGLLKAQDSVAVKMLMNLGIDLGELKKEIEKRAEQDSATMVIDPTTKDKVQRILELSRDEARKMRHSYIGSEHVLLALLRDTSGIVANALQSFQINYQVIRNELNATLGLPQATTTQKTASAAQPKKEASKTPMLDEFARNLSRMAEEKLTDPVIGRDHEIERVIQILSRKTKNNPILIGEAGVGKTAIAEGLAQRIAQKRVPEPMFNRQVYSLDVAALIAGTKYRGEFEDRIKKIMKEIRTNKDVILFIDEVHTIIGAGAAEGAVDAANILKPALARGEIQCIGATTLREYKRYIERDSALERRFQSVMVEEPSVEDAIRILAGLRHAYEKHHAVSFSKEAIIAAVKLSDRYIKDRFLPDKAIDIIDEAGSHARLKSAVIPDEIKDIEREVQQLTRDKNEMVRQQEYEKAAKLRDQIGEANQKLADAMSSWRRSQKEARVEIGAEDISRVISDWTGIPLQQLEESENERLIKMHEELADRVVGQKAAIEQISRAVRRARTGLKSTRRPIGSFVFLGPTGVGKTELAKALAEFMFGDEEALIRFDMSEYMEMHSVSKFIGSPPGYVGHEDGGQLTEAIRRHPHSVLLFDEIEKAHAEIQNILLQVLDEGELTDNSGHHVDFKETIIILTSNIGARFLQKGGKLGFSGDAENRQDSKREQVLEELRKHFSPEFLNRIDDVIIFDPLSKEEIQEIVSLTIDEINFNALQKNIYLTLNDDAKSYLAEKGYSEKYGARPLKRLVQREIEDELAMMLLEKKITQPVEIRIGTEEKEGAKKLSFTFENLSAEKFLEIKGDYFEDQATIDEIWENSILENNEEGEAESQAEPEVTQK from the coding sequence ATGTTCGACTTCACAAACCGCGTTAAGAAGATTATTAACGAATACGCGCCCCGCGAGGCCAAGCGCCTCGGCCATGAGTTTTTAGGGCCAGAGCATATTCTGCTGGGGCTCTTGAAGGCACAAGACTCGGTAGCTGTGAAGATGCTGATGAACCTGGGTATCGACCTGGGCGAGCTGAAAAAAGAGATCGAAAAACGTGCCGAGCAAGACAGCGCGACGATGGTGATCGACCCGACAACCAAAGACAAGGTGCAGCGCATTCTCGAGCTCTCGCGCGATGAGGCGCGCAAAATGCGCCACAGTTACATCGGCTCTGAGCACGTACTGCTGGCGCTGCTGCGCGACACGAGCGGCATTGTCGCCAATGCCCTACAATCTTTTCAGATTAACTACCAGGTTATTCGCAACGAGCTAAACGCGACTCTGGGGTTGCCGCAGGCAACAACGACCCAAAAAACAGCGTCAGCGGCGCAGCCGAAGAAAGAAGCTTCGAAAACCCCGATGCTCGACGAGTTTGCGCGTAACCTGTCGCGTATGGCCGAAGAGAAACTCACCGACCCGGTCATTGGGCGTGACCATGAGATCGAACGCGTGATACAGATACTTTCGCGCAAGACCAAAAACAACCCGATTCTGATTGGCGAAGCGGGCGTCGGCAAAACAGCAATCGCTGAAGGTCTGGCGCAGCGTATCGCGCAGAAGCGTGTGCCCGAGCCGATGTTCAACCGCCAGGTCTATTCGCTCGACGTTGCGGCGCTTATTGCCGGTACCAAGTACCGCGGTGAATTTGAAGACCGCATCAAAAAGATCATGAAAGAGATTCGCACGAATAAAGATGTGATTCTGTTTATCGATGAGGTGCACACAATCATCGGCGCTGGCGCAGCAGAAGGCGCGGTCGACGCCGCGAATATTTTGAAGCCAGCGTTGGCGCGCGGCGAGATACAGTGTATCGGTGCCACCACGCTGCGTGAGTACAAGCGTTATATCGAACGCGACTCAGCTCTTGAACGCCGCTTTCAGTCGGTTATGGTCGAAGAGCCGTCGGTTGAAGATGCGATTCGTATACTCGCCGGTCTCAGGCATGCGTATGAGAAACACCACGCGGTATCTTTCAGCAAAGAAGCGATTATCGCAGCTGTGAAACTTTCAGACCGTTACATTAAAGATCGTTTCTTGCCTGACAAGGCGATCGACATCATAGACGAAGCCGGCTCGCACGCGCGCCTGAAATCGGCGGTGATACCCGACGAGATCAAAGATATCGAACGCGAAGTGCAGCAACTGACGCGCGATAAGAATGAAATGGTGCGCCAGCAAGAATACGAAAAGGCGGCGAAATTGCGCGACCAGATCGGCGAAGCGAACCAGAAGCTCGCCGACGCGATGAGCTCATGGCGCCGCAGCCAGAAAGAGGCGCGCGTCGAAATCGGTGCAGAAGATATTTCACGCGTCATCTCAGACTGGACTGGCATTCCCCTGCAGCAGCTTGAAGAAAGCGAAAACGAACGCCTCATCAAAATGCACGAAGAGCTCGCCGACCGCGTTGTCGGCCAGAAGGCGGCAATCGAACAGATTTCGCGCGCGGTGCGCCGCGCACGTACAGGGCTTAAGTCAACGCGCCGACCAATCGGCAGCTTTGTCTTTCTCGGACCAACGGGCGTGGGTAAGACCGAGCTTGCAAAAGCCCTGGCCGAATTTATGTTCGGCGACGAAGAGGCGCTCATTCGCTTTGACATGAGCGAATACATGGAAATGCATTCGGTTTCAAAATTCATCGGGTCGCCCCCAGGTTATGTCGGCCATGAAGACGGGGGCCAGCTGACCGAAGCGATTCGCCGCCACCCGCACTCAGTGCTGCTTTTTGACGAAATCGAGAAGGCACACGCTGAGATACAGAATATTCTGCTGCAGGTGCTCGATGAGGGTGAACTCACGGATAATTCGGGCCACCATGTGGATTTCAAAGAAACCATCATTATTCTGACGTCGAACATCGGCGCGCGTTTTCTGCAGAAAGGCGGCAAGCTGGGCTTCAGCGGTGACGCTGAGAACCGACAAGACTCCAAACGGGAACAGGTTCTTGAAGAGCTGCGCAAACATTTCTCACCAGAGTTCTTGAACCGTATCGACGATGTCATCATTTTCGACCCGCTTAGCAAAGAAGAGATTCAAGAGATTGTTTCGTTGACAATCGACGAAATTAACTTCAACGCGCTGCAGAAGAATATTTACCTGACGCTGAACGACGACGCAAAGAGTTATCTGGCAGAAAAGGGCTATAGCGAAAAATATGGCGCAAGGCCGTTAAAGCGCCTCGTGCAGCGAGAGATTGAAGACGAACTCGCGATGATGCTGCTCGAAAAGAAAATTACCCAGCCCGTCGAAATACGCATCGGTACCGAAGAGAAAGAAGGTGCGAAGAAACTGTCGTTTACCTTTGAAAATCTGAGCGCAGAAAAGTTTCTCGAAATCAAGGGAGATTACTTCGAAGACCAGGCCACAATCGATGAAATCTGGGAAAATTCGATTCTCGAGAACAATGAAGAGGGCGAAGCAGAATCGCAGGCCGAGCCCGAGGTAACACAGAAATAA